The genomic interval CCTCGCGCTGCACGGGCTGGTGCGGCTGCTGGAGGCGCAGGAGACGGCCACTGCCCGCCGGGAGCTGCTGGACACCGTGACAGCGGCCAAGCCGCTGCGCGACCGGCTGCTCGGGGTGCTCGGCGCCTCCGAGGCGCTCGCCGAGCACCTCGCCCGGCACCCCCGGGACTGGCAGGCCCTCGTCACCTACGAGCCGCGCGACCTGCACCCCGGCGTGGAGGAGTTCGAACGCGGCCTCGCCGGCGTCACCGACCCGGTCGCCCTGCGCGTCGCCTACCGGCGCTGCCTGCTGTCCATCGCCGCCCGCGACGTCTGCGGCACCGTCGACGTCTCCGAGGCCGCCGCCGAACTCGCCGACCTCGCCACCGCCACCCTGCGCGCGGCCCTCGCCCTCGCCGCGGCCGACGCGCCCGAGGACGACGCGCTGTGCCGGCTCGCGGTGATCGCGATGGGCAAGTGCGGCGGCCACGAGCTGAACTACGTCTCCGACGTCGACGTCATCTTCGTCGCCGAGGCGGCCGGCGACGCCGACGAGGACAAGGCGCTGCGCGCCGCGACCCGGCTGGCCTCGCACATGATGCGGATCTGCTCGGAGACCACCGTCGAGGGCTCCATCTGGCCCGTGGACGCCAACCTGCGGCCGGAGGGCCGCAACGGGCCGCTGGTGCGCACCCTCGCCTCCCACCTCGCCTACTACCAGCGCTGGGCCAAGACCTGGGAGTTCCAGGCGCTGCTCAAGGCCCGCCCCGTCGCCGGCGACCTCGCGCTCGGCGAGGAGTACACGGCCGCGCTCCGGCCGCTGGTCTGGCAGGCGGCCGAGCGGGAGAACTTCGTCGCCGACGTGCAGGAGATGCGCCGCCGGGTCGTGGCGAACATCCCCGTCGCCGAGGTCGACCGCCAGCTCAAGCTCGGCCCCGGCGGCCTGAGGGACGTCGAGTTCGCCGTGCAGCTCCTCCAGCTCGTGCACGGCCGCGCCGACGCCTCCCTGCGCAGCGGCACCACCCTCGACGCGCTCAAGGCCCTCGCCGCCGGCGGCTACGTCGGCCGCGCGGACGCCGCCCAGCTCGACGAGGCGTACCGCTTCCTGCGCTCCCTGGAGCACCGCATCCAGCTCCACCGGCTGCGCCGCACCCACCTCGTGCCCGAGGACGAGGCCGACCTGCGGCGCCTCGGCCGCTCCCTGGGCCTGCGCACCGACCCGGTGGCCTCCCTGACCCGCGAGTGGCGGCGGCACACCACCGTGGTGCGGCGGCTGCACGAGAAGCTGTTCTACCGGCCGCTGCTCGACGCCGTCGCCGCGCTCGCCCCCGGCGAGGCCCGGCTCAGCGCGGAGGCCGCCCGCGCACGCATGGTCGCCCTCGGCTACGCCGACCCCGCCGCCGCGCTGCGCCACCTGGAGGCCCTCGCCTCCGGCGTCACCCGCAAGGCCGCCATCCAGCGCACCCTGCTGCCGGTGCTGCTCGGCTGGTTCGCGGACTCCGCCGACCCCGACGCCGGGCTGCTGAACTTCCGCAAGGTCTCCGACGCCCTCGGCAAGACCCCCTGGTACCTGCGGCTGCTGCGCGACGAGGGCGCCGCCGCGGAGAACCTCGCCCGGGTGCTGTCCGCCGGGCGGCTCGCCCCCGACCTGCTGATGCGCGCCCCCGAAGCGGTCGCGCTGCTCGGCGGCGGGGACGGCAGCGGCCTCACCCCCCGCTCCCGCGCCTCCCTGGAGCAGGAGATCCTCGCCGCGGTGCGCCGCGCCGACGACGCCGTCCAGGGCGTCACCGCCGCCCGCGGGGTGCGCCGCCGCGAGCTGTTCCGCACGGCCGCCGCCGACATCGTCGGCTCCTACGGCACCGAGTCCCAGCCCGCCGAGGCCGACCAGGGCGCCCTGGTGGACCTGGTGGGGGGCGCGGTGTCCGACCTGACCGCCGCCGCCCTCGCCGGCACGCTCCGCGCGGTGGTCCGCGAGGGCTGGGGGGACGCCCTCCCCACCCGGTTCGCGGTCATCGGCATGGGCCGCTTCGGCGGGCACGAGCTGGGCTACGGCTCCGACGCGGACGTCCTCTTCGTGCACGAACCGCGCGACGGCGTGGACGAGCGGGAGGCGTCCGAGGCCGCGAACAAGGTGGTCGCGGAGATGCGCAGGCTGCTCCAGGCGCCCAGCGCCGACCCGCCGCTGCTGATCGACGCCGACCTGCGCCCGGAGGGCAGGTCCGGCCCGATGGTGCGCACTCTCGCCTCCTACGCGGCGTACTACCGGCGCTGGGCGCTGGTGTGGGAGCGGCACGCGCTGCTGCGGGCGGAGCCCGTCGCCGGGGACGAGGACCTGGGCCGCCGCTTCGTGGAGCTGGCCGACCCGCTGCGGTACCCGGCCGGAGGGCTGGACGAGGACGCGGTCCGGGAGATCAGGCGGCTGAAGGCCCGTATGGAGTCCGAGCGGCTGCCGCGCGGCGCCGACCCCAAGCTGCACGCCAAGCTGGGCCCGGGCGGGCTGTCCGACGTGGAGTGGACCGTGCAGCTGCTGCAGTTGAGGCACGCCGCTCAGGTGCCGGGGCTGCGGACGACCCGCACCCGGGAGGCGCTGGCCGCCGCGCGCGAGGCCGGGCTGGTCTCCGAGGAGGACGCCTGCGTCCTCGACGAGGCGTGGGTGCTGGCCACCCGCGTCCGCAACGCGGTGATGCTGGTACGGGGCCGGGCGGGGGACACCTTCCCCACCGTGCCGCGCGAACTGGCCGCCGTCGGCCGCTACCTGGGCTACGGCCCCGGCCACGCCGGCGACATGCTCGACGCCTACCGCCGCACGGCCCGCCGCGCCCGGGGCGTGATGGAGGAGCTGTTCTACGGGGGGCTGTGAGCCCCCTCGCCGGGTGGGTCCCGCGCGCTCCGGGGCGTCAGCCCTGTTTCTGCGAGGGCACGCGCTCCGGGGCCGCCGGCGTTTCCCGTCCCGTCCCGTCGCCCGGCAGCAGCCGGGGGAGGGCGGAGGGGCGGCGGCCGTACCAGGCGTGGGTGACGCCGTAGCCGACGGCGAGGCACAGGACGCCGCCGACCGCGTCCAGCCAGAAGTGGTTGGCGGTGGCGACGATGACCACCAGCGTGGCCACCGGGTAGACGAGCCCCAGCACCCGCACCCACGGCACGGTGGCCAGCGCGAAGAGGGCGATGCCGCACCACAGCGACCAGCCGATGTGCATGGACGGCATCGCCGCGTACTGGTTGGAGACGTTCTTCAGGTCGCCGGAGGCCATCGAGCCCCAGGTCTGGTGGACCAGGACCGTGTCGATGAAGTCCGGGCCGTTCATCAGCCGCGGCGGGGCGAGCGGGAAGAGGTAGAAGCCGACCAGGGCGAAGCCCGTGGTGACGAACAGGACCAGCCGGGTCGCCGCGTACCGGCCGGGGTGTCTGCGGTACAGCCACACCAGCACACCCAGCGTCACCGCGAAGTGCAGGGTGGCGTAGTAGTAGTTCATCCCGACGACGAGCCACGTCACCGAGTTCACCGCGTGGTTGACGGACAGCTCGAAGGCCGCTCCGAGCTGGCTCTCCAGCCGCCAGATCAGGTCGGCGTTGCGCAGCGCCTCGGCCCGCTGCTCCGGCACCGCGTTGCGCACGAGCGAGTACGTGGCGTAACTCACCGCGATGAGCAGGATCTCGAACCACAACCGGGGCCGGCGGGGAGCGCGGAGGCGGCGCAGACGGCCCGCCCCCGCCGTCTCCTCGACGGGGCTCGCTGCGGCCGCCCGACGGCCTTCCAGCGTGGTCACGGTCGAGTCACCCATGGGCACAGAGTCTGCCAGATAAGACCTCTTCGTCAGATCATCCCCCGGTCGGGTCCGGCCCGCACGTCCTGCCCCGGGAGGGAGCCTTCCGTCTCCTCCCCGGGCAGGGCGCGCCGGCGCCCGCCCTCCGCCCTAGGGACGATGGCGGTCCCCGGGCGCCGACGCCGTCGAACCGCGCACCACCAGCTCGGGCATGAACACGAACTCGCTGTGCGGCGCGGGCGTTCCGCCGATCTCCTCCAGCAGGGTGCGCACCGCCGCCTGCCCCATCGCCGGGACCGGCTTGCGGACCGTGGTCAGCGGCGGGTCGGTGAACGCGATCAGCGGCGAGTCGTCGAAGCCGACCACCGAGATGTCGCCCGGCACCTCGAGCCCGCGCTGCCGGGCCGCCCGGATCGCGCCCAGCGCCATCATGTCGCTCGCGCACACCACGGCCGTGCAGTCCCGGTCCATCAGCGCGCTGGCCGCGGCCTGTCCGCCCTCCAGCGTGTACAGCGAGTGCTGGATCAGCTCCGTCTCGACCGTCTCCGCGCTCAGTCCCGACTGTTCCTGCACGGCCCGGACGAAGCCCTCTATCTTGCGCTGCACCGGCACGAACCGCTTCGGCCCGAGCGCCAGCCCGATCCGGGTGTGGCCGAGGGACGCGAGGTGGGTGACGGCCAGCGCCATCGCGGCCCGGTCGTCGGGGGAGATGAACGGCGCCTGCACCTTCGGCGAGAAACCGTCCACGAGCACGAACGGCACGCCCTGCGCCCGCAGCCGCTCGTAGCGCTGCATGTCGGCGGTGGTGTCGGCGTGCAGTCCGGAGACGTAGATGATGCCGGCGACCCCGCGGTCCACGAGCATCTCGGTCAGCTCGTCCTCGGTGGACCCGCCGGGGGTCTGGGTGGCGAGCACCGGGGTGTAGCCCTGCCGGGTCAGCGCCTGCCCGATCACCTGGGCCAGCGCCGGGAAGATCGGGTTCTCCAGCTCGGGCGTGATGAGCCCGACGAGACCCTCGCTGCGCTGCCGCAGCCGCACCGGGCGCTCGTAGCCCAGCACGTCCAGGGCGGCGAGCACGGACTGGCGGGTGGTGGCGGCGACGCCCGGCTTCCCGTTCAGGACCCGGCTGACGGTCGCCTCGCTCACCCCCGCCTGAGCAGCGATGTCAGCAAGCCGTGTGGTCACAGGACCGGACTGTATCTGCCGGTTGTCGCCCTGCGCACCGATCGGACGCCTGGTGCGCGCCGTGGGACGGCCCGTGGTGGGCTGCTGGCTCATCGCGATCCCTCAAGTCGTGGTCGGCGTCCGCTCCGCAACGGATGATTCCCCCGACGGCAACGGATGGCAAGTGCTTGCAGAGTCTTGCACAACCGTCCGAACCCCCGGCGTACGGGCGGAAAGCAGGGTTGCGCGACGGTCGAGAACGGGTCACGGCACCATAACTGTCGCGGGCTCTTGCAAAACTTTTCTGCAAGGTCTTTCGGAAATGTTCCGGCGCTGTTACGTTCACGTCGCCCGGCCGCCGCAACGGCGCAGTCGGCACCTCGCGGGACGGCAGACGGGGCCGTTCCCGCCTCACGGGCTTAACCCTCAAGGAGAACCTCATGCGGCGTGGCATAGCGGCCACCGCGCTGGTGGCGTCCCTCGCCCTCGCGGCGACGGCCTGCGGCGGCGACAGCGACAGCGGTGACAAGGCCGGCGGCCCGGTCACCATCACCTGGTGGGACACCTCCAACGCGACCAACGAGGCGCCGACCTACCAGGCCCTGGTCAAGGAGTTCGAGGCCGCCAACAAGGACATCAAGGTCAACTTCGTCAACGTCCCGTTCGACCAGGCGCAGAACAAGTTCGACACCGCCGCCGGTTCCAAGGGCGCCCCCGACGTGCTGCGCTCCGAGGTCGGCTGGACCCCCGCCTTCGCCAAGAAGGGCTTCTTCCTGCCCCTGGACGGCACCGAGGCCCTCGCCGAGCAGGACGAGTTCAAGCCCAACCTGCTCGAGCAGGCCAAGTACGAGGGCAAGACCTACGGCGTCCCGTTCACCACGGACACCCTCGCGTTCGTCTACAACAAGGAGCTCTTCGCCAAGGCCGGCGTCGAGGTCCCCAAGACCTGGGACGACCTGAAGAAGGCCGCCGCCACCATCAAGACGAAGACCGGCGTCGACGGCTACTGGGGCTCCACGGCCGGCTACTACGCCCAGCCGTTCCTGTACGGCGAGGGCACCGACACGGTCGACGTCGAGGCCAAGAAGATCACCGTCAAGTCCGCCGCGGCCGAGAAGGCCTACGGCACCTGGCTGAGCCTCTTCGAGGGCAAGGGCCTGCACAAGGCCGACGTGACCGCCGACGCCTACGCCCACATCCAGGACGCGTTCGTCAACGGCAAGGTCGCCTCGATCATCCAGGGCCCGTGGGAGATCACCAACTTCTACAAGGGCTCCGCCTTCAAGGACAGGAACAACCTCGGCATCGCCACCGTCCCGGCCGGCTCCACCGGCAAGGCGGGCGCCCCCACCGGCGGTCACAACCTCTCCGTCTACGCCGGCTCCAGCAAGGAGAAGCAGGAGGCCGCGCTGAAGTTCGTGAAGTTCATGACCTCGGCCGGGGCGCAGGAGACCATCGCGCTGAAGAACTCCACGCTGCCGACGCGCGACGACGCCTACACCGCCAAGGTCAAGACCGACCCGGGCATCGCCGGCTACCAGACGGTCCTCTCGGCCGCCCAGCCGCGTCCGGCGCTGCCCGAGTACAGCTCCCTGTGGGGCCCGCTGGACGACGAACTGCCGCAGATCGCCAGCGGCAAGGAGTCCCTGGACAAGGGCCTGAGCGACGCGGAGGCCGCCATCACCAAGCTGGTGCCGGACTTCAGCAAGTAATGCCCGCGTGGCCGCCGGACCCGCTTCCAGGAGGGGAGGGCCCGGCGGCCGCCGGCCTGTGAGCCGTACTCCTTGATCATCCAGAAGGTGCCGAACCATGACAGTCGCCATCGACCGCGCGACCGGCAAGCGCCGCGGTGACCGCGCGCCCCGCCCCGGGCCGGGCCAGCGCCTGAAGCAGTCCTACCAGAAGCACTGGTACGCCTACGCCATGATCGCGCCGGTGGCCGTCGTGCTCGGCGTCATCGTCCTGTACCCCCTGGGTTACGGCTTCTACCTCACGCTCACCGACGCGGACAGCCTCAACTCGGCGCGCACCATCGGCGTCAACGAGATCGAGGCCACCTACAAGTTCATCGGCCTCGACAACTACGCCGAGATCCTGTGGGGCGAGACCGCCTACGACCGCTTCTGGTCGCACTTCATCTGGACGGTCGTGTGGACGGCCGCCTGCGTCGCCCTCCACTACGGCATCGGTCTGGGCCTCGCGCTGCTGCTCAACCAGAAGCTGCGCGGCCGCACCCTCTACCGGCTGATCCTCATCCTGCCGTGGGCCGTGCCGACCTTCGTCACCGTCTTCGGCTGGCGCTTCATGCTCGCCGACGCCGGCATCATCAACTCCGGCCTCGACTTCCTCGGCCTGCCCACCCCGGCCTGGCTGGAGGACTCCTTCTGGCAGCGGTTCGCCGCCATCATGGTCAACACCTGGTGCGGTGTGCCGTTCATGATGGTCTCCCTGCTCGGCGGCCTGCAGTCCATCGACAGCACCCTCTACGAGGCCGCCGAGATGGACGGCGCGAGCGCCTGGCAGCGGTTCCGCCACGTCACCCTGCCCGGCCTGCGCTCGGTCAGCTCCACCGTGGTGCTGCTCGGCGTCATCTGGACGTTCAACCAGTTCGCGATCATCTTCCTGCTGTTCGGCAACACCGCCCCGGACGCGCAGATCCTCGTGACCTGGGCCTACCAGCTCGGCTTCGGGCAGCAGCCGCGCGAGTTCGCCGAGTCCGCGGCCTACGGCATGCTGCTGCTGGCCATCCTGATCGTCTTCACGTCCTTCTACCGCCGCTGGCTGAACCGCAACGACCAGCAGCTCGCGATCTGAGGCGGGAGTCTTCATGAGCACCTCGACCCTCCCCACCGCCGAGGCCGGCCGGCCCGCCGGCGCGGTGCCCGCCGCGCCCCGCAAGGGCCGCCGGCGCGGTGAGGTCAGCCCCCTGGGCCGTCTCACCTCCCACGGCATCCTGATCGTGGCCAGCCTGATCGCGCTGTTCCCGGTCGCCTGGCTGGTGTTCCTGTCCCTCGGCCCCGACAAGGACGACTATCTGCGTCCCGGCGGGATCTGGGGCAAAATGACACTGGACAACTACTCGTTCGTGCTGCAGAACACGAACTTCTTCGACTGGCTGAAGAGCTCGCTGATCGTGTCGCTCGGCACGACGGTCATCGGCGTCCTGGTCGCCGCCACCACCGGTTACGCGGTCTCCCGCATGCGCTTCCCGGGCTACAGGAAGTTCATGTGGGTGCTGCTGGTCACCCAGATGTTCCCGGTGGCCGTGCTGATGGTGCCGATGTACCAGATCCTGTCGGACCTGCAGCTCATCGACAGCTACCTCGGCCTGATCCTCGTGTACTGCTCCACGGCGGTGCCGTACTGCGCCTGGCTGATGAAGGGCTATTTCGACACCATCCCGTTCGAGATCGACGAGGCGGGACGCGTCGACGGACTGACCCCGTTCGGCACGTTCGCGCGGCTGATCCTGCCGCTCGCCAAGCCGGGACTCGCGGTCGCCGCGTTCTACAGCTTCATCACCGCGTTCGGCGAGGTCGCCTTCGCCACGACGTTCATGCTCGACGACAAGAAGTACACGCTGGCGGTGGGTCTGCAGAGTTTCGTGAGTGAGCACGATGCTCAGCGGAATCTGATGGCCGCGACGGCTGTGCTGATCGCGATACCTGTGTCCGCGTTCTTCTATCTCGTGCAGAAGAACCTCGTCGCCGGTCTCACGGCCGGTGGCACCAAGGGGTAACGCCGTTCGGGGTGACTGCCGCCGGCCGGCTGCGGCTTCGTCGTGGCTGGTCGCGCAGTTCCCCGCGCCCCTTCCCGGGTCCGAGGCGGCCGCGTGGCCATCCGACCCCGCTGTCATCGCGGCCGCCTCGTTTCGCCGCCCGCCCCCACTCGCTTCCCTGCCCGAACTCGTATCAAGGACGACATGAGCCAGCACTCCGCCGCCCCGGCCCCGACCCCCACGACCGACTCGGCCGTCGCCACCGTCGCGCGGCGCCGTGACTGGTGGCGGGACGCGGTGATCTACCAGGTGTACCCGCGCAGCTTCGCCGACAGCAACGGCGACGGCATGGGCGACCTGGAAGGCATCCGCTCCCGTCTGCCGTACCTGCGCGATCTCGGTGTGGACGCCGTGTGGCTGAGCCCCTTCTACGCCTCCCCGCAGGCCGACGCCGGTTACGACGTCGCCGACTACCGCGCCGTCGACCCGATGTTCGGCACCCTGCTGGACGCGGACGCGCTGATCCGCGACGCCCACGCGCTGGGCCTGCGGATCATCGTCGACCTGGTGCCCAACCACTCCTCCGACCAGCACGAGTGGTTCAAGCGCGCCCTCGCCGAGGGCCCCGGCTCGCCGCTGCGCGAGCGCTACCACTTCCGCCCCGGCAAGGGCGAGAACGGCGAGCTCCCGCCCAACGACTGGGAGTCGATCTTCGGCGGCCCCGCCTGGACCCGGGTCACCGAGCCCGACGGCACGCCCGGCGAGTGGTACCTGCACCTCTTCGCGCCCGAGCAGCCCGACTTCAACTGGGAGCACCCGGCGGTCGGCGACGAGTTCCGCTCCATCCTGCGCTTCTGGCTGGACATGGGCGTGGACGGCTTCCGCATCGACGTCGCCCACGGCATGGTGAAGGCCGAGGGACTGCCCGACCTGGGCTCCCACGACGAGCTGCGGATGCTGGGCAACGATGTCACCCCGTTCTTCGACCAGGACGGCGTGCACGACATCTACCGGCAGTGGCGTCTGATCCTCGACGAGTACTCCGGTGAGAGGATCTTCGTCGCCGAGGCGTGGACGCCGACCGTGGAGCGCACCGCCAACTACGTCCGCCCGGACGAGCTGCACCAGGCGTTCAACTTCCAGTACCTGGCGAGCCACTGGGACGCGGCGGAGCTGCGCGAGGTCATCGACCGCACCCTGGACTCGATGCGCCCGGTCGGGGCCCCGGCCACCTGGGTGCTCTCCAACCACGACGTCACCCGGCACGCCACCCGCTTCGCCAACCCGCCCGGCCTCGGCACCCAGATCCGTGAGGCCGGCGACCGTGAGCTGGGCCTGCGCCGCGCCCGCGCGGCGACGCTGCTGATGCTGGCGCTGCCCGGCTCGGCCTACGTCTACCAGGGCGAGGAGCTGGGCCTGCCGGACGTCGTGGACCTGCCGGACGAGGTGCGCCAGGACCCGGCGTACTTCCGGGGCGCGGGCCAGGACGGCTACCGCGACGGCTGCCGGGTGCCGATCCCGTGGACCCGCGAGGGGTCGTCGTACGGCTTCGGCGACGGCGGCAGCTGGCTGCCGCAGCCGGAGGGCTGGGGCGAGCTGAGCGTCGAGGCGCAGACCGGCCGGCCGGGCTCGACCCTGGAGATGTACCGCTCGGCGCTGGCGGTGCGCCGGGAGCAGGCGGACCTGGGCGCGGGCGACGCGGTGGAGTGGCTGGCCACGCCCGAGGGCGTGCTCGCCTTCCGGCGCGGGGACTTCGTGTGCGTCGCCAACACCACGGGTGAGCCGGTGACCGTGCCCGCGTACGGGCGGGTGCTGATCACCAGCGGCGAGGTGGAGGAGAAGGGCGGCGAGGCCGTCGTCGGGGCCGACACGACCGTGTGGTGGACGACGGCCTGACGGTCGTACGCCCCGCAACTTTTTTCCTTCAAGTTGGTACGGCCCGCTGCCCTTTCGGGTGGCGGGCCTCTAACATCTGCGTTGCCGCAAGGTTGCTGAACCTTTCTGCAAGAAGCTTCAAGCAGCCTCGCCGGTATCCCCACACCCTTCGATGAAGAAGGAACCCCACATGGCACGCAGAACCCTCGCCGGGATCGCCGCCCTCGCGGCCGCCTCGGTTGTCATGACCCCGACGGCGGCGGAGGCCTCCCCGCCCGGCACCAAGGACGTCACGGCCGTCCTCTTCGAGTGGAACTTCGCCTCGGTCGCCCGTGAGTGCACCACCACCCTCGGCCCCGCGGGCTACGGCTACGTGCAGGTCTCCCCGCCCGCCGAGCACATACAGGGCTCCCAGTGGTGGACCTCGTACCAGCCGGTGAGCTACAGGATCGCCGGACGCCTCGGTGACCGCGCCGCCTTCAAGAACATGGTGGACACGTGTCACGCGGCCGGCGTGAAGGTCGTCGCCGACACCGTCATCAACCACATGTCCGCCGGCAACGGCACGGGCACCGGCGGCTCGTCGTACACGAAGTACGACTATCCGGGCCTGTACTCCTCCCACGACTTCGACAACTGCACCTCGGAGATCAACAACTACGGCGACCGCTGGAACGTCCAGAACTGCGAACTGGTCGGCCTGGCCGACCTCGACACCGGCGAGGAGTACGTCCGCAGGACCATCGCCGGGTACATGAACGACCTGCTCTCCCTCGGCGTGGACGGCTTCCGCATCGACGCGGCCAAGCACATCCCCGCCGCCGACCTCGCCAACATCAAGTCGCGCCTGACCAACCCCTCCGCCTACTGGAAGCAGGAGGTCATCCACGGCGCCGGCGAAGCCGTCCAGCCCACCGAGTACACCGGCACCGGCGACGTCCAGGAGTTCCGCTACGCCTACGACCTCAAGCGGGTCTTCCACAACGAGAACCTCGCCTACCTGAAGAACTACGGCGAGGGCTGGGGCTACCTGAGGAGCGGCTCCGCCGGCGTCTTCGTCGACAACCACGACACCGAGCGCAACGGCTCCACGCTCAGCTACAAGGACAACGCCGCCTACACCCTGGCCAACGTCTTCATGCTGGCCTGGCCCTACGGCGCCCCGGACATCAACTCCGGCTACGAGTTCACGAACCACGACGCCGGACCGCCCAACGGCGGCCGGGTGGACGCCTGCTGGCAGAGCGGCTGGAAGTGCCAGCACAACTGGCCCGAGATCAGGTCCATGGTCGGCTTCCGCAACGCCACCCGCGGCCAGGCCGTCACCGACTGGTGGGACAACGGCGGCGACGCCATCGCCTTCGGCCGGGGCGGCAAGGGCTTCGTGGCGATCAACCACGAGTCCGGCTCCCTGACCCGCACCTACCAGACCTCCCTCCCGGCGGGCACGTACTGCGACGTGCAGAGCGGCAAGCCGGTGACGGTGAACGGTTCGGGACAGCTCACCGCGACGCTGGGCGCCCGCACGGCCCTCGCCGTGTACGCGGGCAAGTCGTCCTGCTGAATCCCCGCCGGTCGCGCCGCCGTTCACGGCCGGTGGTGCGACCGGCATTCCCGTGCAATTCCTTTCCGGTGCTTTCACAACCCTTGCTGTAAGGCTTTCAACGACGGTACGGTCACGCCGACGCTCCGGTGATGTGGCCGAAACAACCCCTGCCGGGGCGTGGGGTCGGACCCAATGAGCCGTAAGCGCAAGGAGTTCACGCCTTGATACCCAGATGGCCCGCGTCCCCGGGGCGCCGCACCGCGAGAGGCCGCCGCGTCGCCGCCGTCACGGTGGCCGCGCTCGCCGCAGCGCTGGTGCAGCCGGTCGCCGCCCGAGCCGCCACCCCGCCCGCGCCCCCGTCGGACGCGAAGCTCGCCGCCTCCCCGGCGCGGCACGACCTGACGCGGGAGCAGTTCTACTTCGTCCTGCCGGACCGTTTCGCCAACGGGGACACGAGGAACGACCGGGGCGGACTGACCGGTTCGCGCCTCACCCACGGGTACGACCCCACCGACAAGGGCTTCTACCAGGGCGGCGACCTCAAGGGCCTCACCCAGAAGCTCGACTACATCAAGGGGCTCGGCACCACCGCCATCTGGATGGCGCCGATCTTCAAGAACCAGCCCGTGCAGGGGACCGGCAAGGACGCCTCCGCCGGCTACCACGGGTACTGGATCACCGACTTCACCCAGGTCGACCCGCACTTCGGGACCAACGAGGACCTCGAGACCCTCATCGACAAGGCCCACGCCAAGGGCATGAAGGTCTTCTTCGACGTCATCACCAACCACACCGCCGACGTCATCGACTACGAGGAGAAGTCCTACGACTACCTCTCCAAGGGCGCCTTCCCGTACCTGACGAAGGACGGCGTGCCCTTCGACGACGCCGACTACGCGGACGGCGCGAAGAGGTTCCCGCGCGTGGACGCCGGCACCTTCCCGCGCACCCCCGTGGTGCCCGCCGCGAAGAAGCGGCTCAAGGTGCCGTCCTGGCTCAACGACCCGGCGA from Streptomyces sp. DH-12 carries:
- a CDS encoding sugar ABC transporter permease; this encodes MSTSTLPTAEAGRPAGAVPAAPRKGRRRGEVSPLGRLTSHGILIVASLIALFPVAWLVFLSLGPDKDDYLRPGGIWGKMTLDNYSFVLQNTNFFDWLKSSLIVSLGTTVIGVLVAATTGYAVSRMRFPGYRKFMWVLLVTQMFPVAVLMVPMYQILSDLQLIDSYLGLILVYCSTAVPYCAWLMKGYFDTIPFEIDEAGRVDGLTPFGTFARLILPLAKPGLAVAAFYSFITAFGEVAFATTFMLDDKKYTLAVGLQSFVSEHDAQRNLMAATAVLIAIPVSAFFYLVQKNLVAGLTAGGTKG
- a CDS encoding glycoside hydrolase family 13 protein; translation: MSQHSAAPAPTPTTDSAVATVARRRDWWRDAVIYQVYPRSFADSNGDGMGDLEGIRSRLPYLRDLGVDAVWLSPFYASPQADAGYDVADYRAVDPMFGTLLDADALIRDAHALGLRIIVDLVPNHSSDQHEWFKRALAEGPGSPLRERYHFRPGKGENGELPPNDWESIFGGPAWTRVTEPDGTPGEWYLHLFAPEQPDFNWEHPAVGDEFRSILRFWLDMGVDGFRIDVAHGMVKAEGLPDLGSHDELRMLGNDVTPFFDQDGVHDIYRQWRLILDEYSGERIFVAEAWTPTVERTANYVRPDELHQAFNFQYLASHWDAAELREVIDRTLDSMRPVGAPATWVLSNHDVTRHATRFANPPGLGTQIREAGDRELGLRRARAATLLMLALPGSAYVYQGEELGLPDVVDLPDEVRQDPAYFRGAGQDGYRDGCRVPIPWTREGSSYGFGDGGSWLPQPEGWGELSVEAQTGRPGSTLEMYRSALAVRREQADLGAGDAVEWLATPEGVLAFRRGDFVCVANTTGEPVTVPAYGRVLITSGEVEEKGGEAVVGADTTVWWTTA
- a CDS encoding alpha-amylase family protein, with the translated sequence MARRTLAGIAALAAASVVMTPTAAEASPPGTKDVTAVLFEWNFASVARECTTTLGPAGYGYVQVSPPAEHIQGSQWWTSYQPVSYRIAGRLGDRAAFKNMVDTCHAAGVKVVADTVINHMSAGNGTGTGGSSYTKYDYPGLYSSHDFDNCTSEINNYGDRWNVQNCELVGLADLDTGEEYVRRTIAGYMNDLLSLGVDGFRIDAAKHIPAADLANIKSRLTNPSAYWKQEVIHGAGEAVQPTEYTGTGDVQEFRYAYDLKRVFHNENLAYLKNYGEGWGYLRSGSAGVFVDNHDTERNGSTLSYKDNAAYTLANVFMLAWPYGAPDINSGYEFTNHDAGPPNGGRVDACWQSGWKCQHNWPEIRSMVGFRNATRGQAVTDWWDNGGDAIAFGRGGKGFVAINHESGSLTRTYQTSLPAGTYCDVQSGKPVTVNGSGQLTATLGARTALAVYAGKSSC